A region of the Ornithinimicrobium ciconiae genome:
GCCGGTGTGCTGCTGGGGATCCTGCACCTGGTCGGCACGGCGGTCCCGTGGCAGGTCCCCGCGCTGCTGGCGGTGGTCGGTGCCGGTCTCGCCCTGTCCGGCTCCACCTGAGGCCTCAACAGCGCGTGGGCGCTGGTGGCCTCGGTCCGAGGTCGATCGATCCAACTCAGGCTCTGGGCCGGCTTCCTGGTGGGCTGCGCCCTTGGTGGTGCCTTCACCGGGACGGCTCTCGGAGTGTTCTCTGGACTCCTGTCACCCATCCCGCTGGCGGCGCGGGCGGTGGTCTTCGGGGTCGTCGCGGTGCTGCTCCTCGTGATGGACCTGCGACAGATCGTCCTGCAGCTGCCGCAGCGCAGCCAGCTCATCCCCCAGGAGGTCTTCGCCCGCGGCATGATGCGCGGTGGCTTCCGCTTCGGGGTCGAGTATGGCTGCGGCTTCCGCACCCTGGTGCCCTCGGCCGCGTCCTCTATCGCCGCCGCCTTCGTGCTGCTGTCCGGGCTGCCGCTGACCTGGGCCGTTGCGCTCGGCGCCGCCTTCGGTGCCTCGCGGGCGCTGCCGGTCCTGCAGTACATCCTGTGGGGCCGCCCCGGCTGGCAGGCTTTCCTGTCCAGTCACACCCGGTCGTTGGAGCGCGTCGGCAGCGTGGTCACCACCGCGCTCCTGGCCTGGGCCACGGTCTCCCTGCTGGGCTGAGGGGCCCCGCCACTCAGCCCAGGTAGTCCTCCAGGATGCCCTCGACCTTGGTCGAGATCACGGAGGTGCCACCGACGACCAGGATGTTCTTGGCGCCCAGCGCCTCCAGCACGTCGCGGGTGTTCTGGAAGACGCCATTCTTGGTGACGAGCAGCACGGGTCCGTGGGCATCTCCGGCGTGCGCCGCACCGGACAGCGCGTCCGGGAACTCCTGACCCGTTGCGACGACCACCGTGTCGACCCCGTTGGGGTAGTACGAGGCCAGCTCGGCCGCCGTCGCATACCGGTCGGGTCCGAACACGCGCTGCAGGGTGCCTGAGCGGGTCAGCGACCTGAGCTCACTGGCCACCGCGGGGCTGACCGCCGTCTCGCCACCGAGCACCACGACCCGGTAGGGCTTGAGCCTGGTCATCGCCGAGCGGGTCACGGACGGCACCTGGTTGGGCTGCACCAACAGGACCGGCCCGTTGTTGTAGCCGGCGCGGGCTGCTGCCGCGAGCGCGTCGGGATAGTTCGTCCCGGTGGCGACGTAGACCACGTCGAGGCCGCTGGGGAACTGCCCGGCCACGTGGCCCGCGGTCTCGTAACGGTTGGCTCCGCCGAGCCGTTTCACCGGCGCCGATGTGAGTGCGTCCACCTCGTTGTAGACGGCGCTGCTGATCGCGCCCTTGCCACCGACGATGGTCACCGAGGACGGCTTGAGTCGCAGGATCGCGTCCCGGGTCTGCAGTGGCAGCGAGTCAGACTTGGCGAGCAGCACCGGGCCACCCTGGGAGCCGGCCCGGGCGGCTGCCGCCAGGGCGTCGGGGTAGTCCTCTCCCACGGTGAGGAAGAGGGGGCTGCCGGTCGGGAAGGTCATGGAGATCTCGGCCGCGGTCTCATAGCGGTTGACGCCAGAGATGCGGGTCACCTCGCCCGGCGACGGCTCAGGGATCGGGTCGGGATCCGGCGCCGGTGGGGTGGGCGGCGGCACCGGGTCGCTGGGGATGCCAGCCTCGATCATGTAGGCCCAGCTGGCCTTGTCCAGCACGCCGGTCCACGGCAGGGCGTGGGCAGCCTGATAGTTGAGCAGCACCTGCAGGGTCAGAGGCCCGAACGAACCGTCGACATCGCTGCCGGTGAAGCCCAGATAGCGCTGAGCCTGCCTGACGTTGCTGTTGTTGGCCCCGGGCAGGGTCACCGGGTAGGGCGCGTAGGGGGCTGTCGGCAGGCTCGTGGAGCAGGGGGTGCCGTTGAAGCCCTGGTAGCGCGGGGCGTACTGGTGGGCGTAGACCCGGCAGGTGCCGTAGTCGTGCGTGGTCACCGGGGTGCCGTCCCACCACGAGGTGCGACCCATCGCCCCGTCCCAGCTGAAACTGATGTGCAGGTGGTCGGTGTGCGGTGAGGCACCGTAGTAGTTCTCCCAGGAGCCCGGCTTGTAGAGGTACCAGGCCTTGCGGTTCCAGATGACCGACTGGACGCCGAAGCGTCGGGCGATCTCCCCGTTGTTGGCCGTGATCCACTGCGCAACACTGTCGCCGATCGCCTTGTCGCCCGCGCTGTAGGCGTTCATCCGCCAGTCCATCGCACGGCCCTCGTAGTGCTGGCTGTTGTCACCGTGCTTGCAGGGGCGCGAGCCATACCAGGTGGGCTTGTTGTAGTGGTTGGAGACGAGGTTGGCGAAGGCGACCATGCCCGGCTTGTCGTTGGGGTCGCAGGAGTAGGAGTACTGCCACGGCGGCGCCGCGTCGAGGGTGCCCGGCAGGTCCTTGCTCGGCGGTGCCGGCACGGACATCAGGTCGGCGTCGGTGAGCACTGCCCCGTCACTGTCGGCAGCAAACCCGCCACCGAGGTAGCCGTCCTCGGCGTCCATCAGCTGCTCGGTGCTCGAGGGCTCAATCTCGACCGCGGGCTGCTCGGTGAGCCACTCCACGGGCAGGTCAGCGGGGTCCGGCGGGGCACCGATCCAGTCCATCGGGGACTCCGGGAAGGTCTCGACGCTGTTGCCGCCGCTCTCCTCCTCAGGAACCACGTAGGGGTCGGCCGGCACCACCAGGCCCTCAGCGAAGGGGTCACCCAGGCCCTGCAGCGTGAGGCGCTCCCCAGCCGCGTGGCCGTGGTCCTCCTCATGCAGGTCCACTGCGGGGTCCACGCCGGGGTCCGTGACGGGATCAGCCATGGCGACAGGCGCAGACACGAGGAGGGCCAGCGTGCTGACGCCGGCCGCGAGGGTGTGGCGCTGAGGGCAATTGCGCATTCTCTGATCCCTTCACACAGTGCCTCGGGGCCTCGGCAGACTGTGATCAATGGTGACGGTGTGACTCAAGGGGCGTTAGGAGACTACACAGAACTTTCGGTGGGGGAAAGCCAATCGCATAACGATTTCTTAAACAACAACGCTGTTATTCTCATCGGTCGAGAAATGACATGGGTGTTGTTCACGAGAATGACAAGCGTGTCTTTCCCAGGGAATGACAAGTGTGTCATTCTCGAGGGGAGAGGTGCTGCTCGTAGACGCGACAGAGCCCGCCCCACTCTGTGTGGGACGGGCTCTGTGTGGGACGGGCTCTGCTGCGAAGAGAACTACAAGGTCAGCGCTCGACCTCGCCGCGGATGAAGGCCTCAACCTGGGCGCGGCCCTGGTCGTCGGGCATCTGCTGCGGCGGGGACTTCATCAGGTAGGCCGAGGCGGAGATGATCGGACCCCCGACGCCCCGGTCCTTGGCGATCTTGGCGGCACGGACGGCGTCAATGATGATGCCTGCGGAGTTGGGCGAGTCCCAGACCTCCAGCTTGTACTCCAGGTTGAGGGGGACGTCACCAAAGGCACGGCCCTCCAGGCGCACATAGGCCCACTTGCGGTCATCAAGCCACTGCACATAGTCGGACGGACCGATGTGCACATTGCGCGAGCCCATGTCGTGGCTCACGTTAGAGGTGACGGCCTGCGTCTTGGAGACCTTCTTGGACTCGAGACGGTCGCGCTCAAGCATGTTCTTGAAGTCCATGTTGCCGCCGACGTTGAGCTGGTAGGTGCGGTCCAGCACCACGCCGCGCTCCTCGAAGAGACGAGCCATCACCCGGTGGGTGATGGTGGCACCGACCTGCGACTTGATGTCGTCGCCGATGATCGGCACACCCGCGTCCTCGAACTTGGCAGCCCACTCAGGGTCGGAGGCGATGAAGACGGGCAGCGCGTTGACGAAGGCGACGCCGGCGTCGATCGCGCACTGAGCGTAGAACTTGTCCGCCTCCTCCGAGCCCACCGGCAGGTAGGACACCAGGACGTCGACCTCGGCGTCCTTGAGGGCCTGCACCACGTTGACCGGCTCGGCGTCGGACTGCTCGATGGTCTCGCTGTAGTAGCGACCGATGCCGTCCAGGGTCGGGCCGCGCTGGACCAGGACGCCGGTCGGCGGCACGTCGGCGATCTTGATGGTGTTGTTCTCGCTGGCACCGATCGCCTCGGCCAGGTCGAAGCCGACCTTCTTGGCGTCGACGTCAAACGCGGCGACAAACTCCACGTCGCTGACGTGGTAAGGCCCGAACTGCACGTGCATCAGGCCTGGCACGCTGGCCGACGCGTCAGCACCGCGGTAGTACTCGACACCCTGCACCAGCGAACTGGCGCAGTTGCCAACGCCCACGATGGCGACTCGAACTGATCCCATAGTTACTCCTCGTGTTGCGCGACACCGCGGCGACCCGCGCTGCGCTCGGTTTCGATCAGCCCCGTCAGCCAACGCACATCGCGTTCGGCCGATTCCAGGCTGTGGCGGTGAAGCTCGGCGGCATAGCCGTCCAGGGAGGCGCCGTCGGCAGGCCCGTTGGCGCGATACATCGCCAGTCGCTCCTCCAGGCGGGCCCGGCGGCCCTCCAGGGTTCGCAGTCGGACGGCGCGGTCCGCGCGTCCGAAGAAGGCGAAGTGCACGTCGAAGGCGTCGTCCTCCCACGCGTTGGGTCCGGCCCCGGTCAACAATGACTGGAACCGTTCTTGACCAGCAGACGTTACGGCATACGTGATGCGGGCCCTGCGGCCCAGTGCCGGAGTGTCTGCCTCGACGATGAGGCCTCGCTCCACCAGCAGCCGCAGCCGCGGATACAACGTGCCATAGGACATGGCGCGGACTGTGCCCAGCACACGGTGGACCTGCTTGCGCAGCTCGTAACCGTGCATCGGGGAGTCGTGCAACAGCCCCAGGATGGCAAGCTCCAACATCTCTGAACGCCGAGTCATGCCACCCCTCCTCTGCTCCACAGCGCCGCACCTGCGTGCAGCGATCGCGATGACCGTCGATATATCGACCCGATATATCGTACGGCACGATTCAGGGTGCTCCTGCGCGTGCCACGCCGCATCGCCCCGCCAGACAGAGCACTATGGGATCGACCACACAGGAGGAGGCCAGCTGTGGCCAACGCAAACAACCGGCCCGCGAACAACCGGCCCGCGAACAACCGCGGCACGCCACGGACCCGGGCCGAGCACCGCACCGCGCAGCGCACCGGTGCCCGCCGCTCCTCCACCCGGCGCCGACCACGACTGAAGAAAGTGCTCCTGTGGCTCCTCGGTCTCGGCGTCGCGGGCATCCTGCTGGCCGGCGCCGCGCTGATGATCGCCTACAGCCAAACCGACATCCCCGAGCCCAACGAGTTCGCGACGTCCGAGAGCTCCATCCTCTACTACGCCGACGGCGAGACCGAGCTGGCCAGGTTCACCGGCGGCTACGACCGGGAGTCCGTGCCCCTCAGCGAGGTCCCGGACCACGTGCAGAAGGCGATGCTGGCCGCGGAGGACCGCTCGTTCTATGAGAACCAGGGTGTCTCGATCACCGGCACCGGTCGTGCCCTGTGGCGCAACCTGACCTCCGACAGCACCGAGGGCGGCTCGACGATCACCCAGCAGTACGTGAAGAACTACTTCCTGTCCCACGAGCAGACCCTGACGCGCAAGTTCAACGAGGTGCTGATTGCCGTCAAGATCGACCGCGAGCTCTCCAAGGACCAGATCCTGGAGAACTACCTCAACACCATCTACTTCGGCCGCGGCGCCTACGGCATCCAGACCGCCTCGCAGGCCTACTTCGGCAAGGACGTCAGCGAGTTGACCGTCGCCGAGGGGGCCTTCCTCACCGGGGTGACGAATGCGCCCTCACTGTTCGACCCGGCATACCAGGAGGGCAACCAGGAGCGCGCCGAGGCCCGCGTCGACTACATCATCAACGGGATGGTCGAGGAGGGCTGGCTCTCTGCGGAGGAGGCCGCCGACGTCGAGTTCCCCGAGGTCAACGACCCCCAACCGACGAGCGCGACGACCGGCACCGAGGGCTATATCGCCACCGAGGTGCGCGCCGAGCTGATTCATGATGTCGGCATCGCCGAGGAGGACCTCGACCGTGGCGGTCTGCGCATCATCACCACGATTGAGGAGAAGCACCAGGACGCCGCGGAGGCGGCGGTGGCGGACAACCTGCCCCAGGAGCCGGACGACCTGCACGTCGGGCTGGTGGCGGTGCGTCCCGGTGACGGAGCCATCACCGCGATGTATGGCGGGGCCGACTACAGCCAGCAGCAGCTCAACACGGTCACCGACGCCCACCTGCAGGCCGGCTCGCTGTTCAAGGTCTTCACCCTGATCGCCGCTGTCCAGGACGGGATCAGCACCGAGTCCGAGTTTGCCGGCCCCAGCCCGATGGAGTTTGAGATCGAGGGCCAGGACGAGCCCTACGAGGTCAACAACTTCCGCGACGCCCAGTTCGGGATGATCGACCTGCGCCAGGCGACCGCCAACTCGGTGAACACCATCTATGTCCAGCTCAACCAGGAGATCGGCCCCGAGCGAACCCGCGAGGTGGCCGTGGACCTCGGCCTGCCCGAGGACACCCCGGGCCTGGACAACGAGCTGTCCAACGTGCTGGGTCCCGCCGCACCCACGGTGCTGGAGATGTCGAGCGCCTACGCCACCATCGCCGCCGAGGGCACGGCGGCCGAGCCCTATCTGGTGACCGCCGTGACCAGCGCCAACGGCGTCTACGACTACGAGCGGGACATCGACACCCAGGACGTCCTGGACCCGGACGTGACCGCCGACGTCACGGAGGCGATGACCCACGTGATCACGGAGGGATCGGGGCGCACCGCGGGCGACCTCGGCCGCCCGGCCGCCGCCAAGTCCGGCACCAGCGAGAACAACAAGTCCGCCTGGTTCAACGGGTTCGTCCCGCAGCTGACCGGCACCGTCGGGATGTATCGCGGCGACGGGACCCTGGCGATGCAGGACATCGGTGACTATGACCAGGTCACCGGCGGCACCTACCCGGCCCTGATCTGGGGTGACTTCATGCGCGGCGCCCTGGAGGGTGAGCCGGTCGAGGAGTTCCCCGAGCGGGTGGGTCTGGGTGACGAGGTGGAGCAGACGATCGCCCCGACCACCGACGACCAGCAGCCGACGACGGAGGCTCCGACGACCACCGAGGACCCCACCACGACGACGGAGGAGCCCACCACGACCACCGAGGAGCCGACGACGACCACCGAGGAGCCCACCACCACGGAGGAACCGACGACGACGGAGGCGCCCACGACGACCGAGCCTCCGGAGCCCACGCAGCCGCCGGAACCCACCGACCCCCCGACGCGCCCCACGGAGCCAGAGCCGCCCACGGAGCCCCCCGGGCAGCCGGACCCACCCGGCGACACCGAGGACCCGGGGGCGAGCGGCTAACCTGCCGACCATGCGCAGACCGCCGTATGTCGTGCCCTCGCGCCACGACCCCGTGGTCGCCACCGCGGCCAGCGTGATCGGCGGGCCCGTCGGACGCTACGCCCGAGTCGGTGCCCGGGGTCTCGCCGCCGTCGCGGCCGCACTGATCGCCCTGGCCGGCGTGGCCCTGGCGCTCGGTGTCTTCCAGAAGGGGCACTGCCTGGCCAAGGGGTGGGCCAACCCCGACCAGTTCTGGCGGGCCTGCTACTCGGACCTGCCGGTCATGCACGTCACGACGGCCCTGGCCGACCGGGAGTTGCCCTATGCCTCCGTGGCTGGCAGCGACCAACCGTTGCTGTCCGGTCTGGTGATGTGGCTCATCGCGCGCATCTCCCCGGAGGCTGGCACCGGCGTCGGTGCACAGCAGTGGGTCTTTGCCACCTGGGCCGCGCTGGCCCTGGTGCTGCTGGCCACCGCGGTCCTGGCGGGCATCGCGCTGCTGCAGCAGGACCCGTGGCACATCGCCCACCTGGCGGCCTCACCGGTGCTGGTGGTGCTGGCGCTGATCTCGACCGACCTGGTGGGGATCGTCCTGGTCATGTGGGCCCTGTGGGCGTGGAGCCGTCATCATCCGGCAGCGGCCGGGGCGCTGCTGGGACTGGCCTTTCTGGTGCGTCCCTATCCGCTGCTGATCCTGGTGGCCCTGGTGCTCGTGGGATGGCGGCAGGGACGGGAGCGGCAAGCAGCCACCGCGTTGGTCGCGGCGCCCCTGGCCGCACTGGCGCTGTTCGTCCCTGCGCTGTTGCTGATCGGTGACGGCGTCCTGGAGGCCGCCCGCAACTGGTGGACCGTCGGTCCGGGCTATGGCGCACCGGCGCTCATCCCGCAGCTGCACGGGATGGGGATCTCGGCACCCGTGGCCACTGCCATCGCCGTGGCCGGCTGGGTCCTGGCGGTGGGCGTCGGTGCCTGGTTGGCCTTCCGCGCGGTCAGCCGCCCGGACGCTGTGCAGGTCGCGGCCGTGATGCTGCTGATCGTCGTGATCACCGCCAAGTCCGTCTCGGTCCAGTCCGGGCTGTGGCTGCTGCCGCTGCTGGCGCTGTCCGCCGTCCGGTGGCGGGACCACCTCATCTGGGCCGCGACCGAGATCCTCCACTTCGAGATGACCTGGCTGCACATCGGCTTCGGCTCGGACCCGGGCAAGGGGCTGCCGGGCTCGACCTACTCCCTGTTTATCCTGCTGCGCGTCGCCGGCTGGGCCTGGCTCGTGTGGCAGATCTGGTCGAGCCCCGCCCGGCACCGCACCGCTGAAGAACGTGCGACCTCAACCAGCGCGGACCCGGTGCCCGCTGGTGCGAGCTGAGGGTCATCGCGCTCAGTTGTTATAGACGGTGAAGCTGGCGAAGGCCCGGTCGAAGGCCTCGAGGTCGGCCTCGGTGGCCACATAGGTGGTCATCACCGCGGTGTAGGTCTGGTCGTTGTTGGACAGCACCAGATTGATCACCAGCCCGTCCGTGCCCTCACACTGGCTCCAGATCTGGTAGACGCCGGAGTACATCACGTCGGAGAACTCCCCGGTCTCCTGTGCTGCGCAGACATCCTCATAGGTGTAGTAGTGCAGCGTGTCCCACTCATCGCCCTGGTAGGGCCGCAGGTAGAAGACCAGGCCGGGGTGGGTCCAGCCGTCCCGGAAGGCCTGCATGTCGTCGGAGGCACCGATGAAGGCGAGGCCCTCCGGGGCATACATCGGGTCGGTCTGCACGTCGTTCCACTCCGTCGGCACGTCGATCGACAGGCTGCCGGTGTCGTCGGTGACGGTGACGTAGTCGTAGTAGGTGGGGACCGGCATACCGCCGTCACCGGGGGCGTCACCCTGCGGGACGTCACCACCGGCCTCCTCGGCGAGGGAGAGGATCGGCTCCAGTCCCTGCGATCCGTTGATCTCGCCGCGCAGCACCTCCGCCGTGTCCCAGCGCAGGACCTCCACCGTCATCGCGTTGTCTCCGCTGGTGCGCAACACGTCGCAGTAGTCGCGGTAGGTGCCGTCGGTGGCCATGGGGATGGCGTTGAGGCTGAGCACGATGTCGCCGGGCAGCAGACCAGCCGCGGAGGCGGGGCTGCCGGGCTTGACACCGCTGACCCAGATCCCGCTCAGCGCGAGCTTGTCGTCAAAGATCGGGCGGCCGTTGATGCCCAGCGACTCGGCGTCCCCCTCGGCCAGCTCGGCCACCATCGGCTCGGCCAGGCTCGCAGCGATGGCCCAGAACTGCTTGGACGCGCCCTCCTGCAGCGCACCACCGGCGTAGTTCACCGCCAGCACCTCCCCGTCCAGGGTGATCAGCGGACCGCCGGAGTTGCCGGGCTGGATCGTGGCGTCGTGCTCGATAGTGTGGTCGATCGACGAGGAGCCCGTGACGTCGCCATTGGCCTGCGCCTTGGAGACGATGCCCTTGGTCAGGGTGTACTCCGGGTCCCCGAGGGGAAAGCCGGCCGCGTAGACATCGAGGCCCGGCTCGGGCGGCTCGTCGGCCCAGGCCAGGTAGGCGCCCGGCTCATCCACGTCGACCTGGATGAGCGCCAGGTCGCTGCACTCGGAGGCACCGAGGACGGTGGCAGTGTGCTTCTCGCTGGTGTCGCCGCCGATAAAGACCTCCAGGGTGCTGGCCCCGGTCACCACGTGGTTGTTGGTCACCGCCAGCCCGTCGGGAGAGATCAGGAAGCCGCTGCCGGAGCCGACCGTCGTGGTCAGTCCCACCTCGGGGTCGCGCAGCGTGCCCTGCGCCATGATCTGCACGACCGCGGGCTTGGCGTCGCTGAAGCTGGTCACCACGCCCTCCGCGGCCTCTGCCGTGGAGTCGCCGGAGTCAGTCGGGTCAGCCGTCACGTCTGCCTGGTCGTCACCGGGGCCGGCGGTGCTCGAAAGCTCCTGCCCCTGCTGCAGCACGATCTGTGACGTGTCCGGGGCTCCTCCCCCGCAGGCGGACACGATGAGGGCAAGCGGCAGGGCGAGCGCGAGGCTGGCGGTGCGCGGGCGGATCGTCACGATGATGCTCCTGCTGTCCTGGGCCGGCGCCCCCTGTGGCTCCCGCCTGATGGCTGCGGTGTGACGCCGAGGGTCCGCAACCGGTTCCCCCGGTCTGCGTGACTAGTGTGCGTGACAGGGACCACGGCTGTCGAGCACCGGGCCACAGGAGCGGCGGGTCGGCACGGCCGAACTGTCGCGTCGGCACGGCCGAGCTGCGGGTCAGGGCAGGTCGTGCTGTCGGGTCAGCACGGCCGAGCTGCGGGTCAGGGCAGGTCGTGCTGTCGGGTCAGGGCAGCAGGACCAACTTGCCCGTCGTCGTGCCGGACTCGAGATCGGTCTGGGCCGCGGCGGCATCCTCGAGCGGATAGCGCCCACCGATCCGCACGTCCAGCGTCCCGGCAGCGACCTGCCCGAGGACGGCACCGGCCCGCTCCCGCAGCTCGGCAGGATCGGCGACATAGTGCGCCAGGGACGGACGAGTCAGGAAGAGGGACCCCTTGGCGTTGAGCACCTGCGGGTCCAACGGCGGCACCGGCCCGCTGGATCCGCCGAAGAGCACCATCATGCCGCGGGGCTTGAGCACGTCCAGCCCGGCGTCGAAGGTGGACTTGCCCACCCCGTCATATACGACGTCGACGCCAGCCCCGTCGGTGAGCCGGCGCACCTCGGTCACCACGTCCTGCTCGCGATAGAAGATGATCTCGTCGGCGCCGGCCCCCCGCGCGAGCTCGGCCTTCTCGGGGGTCGACGTGGTGCCGATGACCCGCACTCCCTTGGCCGACAGCATCTGGCACAGCAGCAGACCCACGCCGCCCGCGGCCGCGTGCACCAGCGCGGTCTGCCCCTCCTGTGCAGGGAAGGTCGACTCGACGAGGTAGTGCGCGGTCATGCCCTGCAGCATCACGGCCGCGGCCTGCTCGGCGCCCACCCCGTCCGGCACCGGGATCACCCGGTCGGCGGCCAGGACGGCCTGCTCCATATAGCCGGTGCCGGGCACCATCGCCCAGGCCACCAGGTCACCCACCGCGACGTCCGTGACACCCGGACCCACCGCGCTGACGGTGCCGGCCCCCTCCGACCCGGCGACGAACGGGGTGTCCATCGGGTAGGTGCCCGACCGCTGATAGATGTCGACGAAGTTCACCCCGGCGGCCGCGACGTCGACCCGGACCTGTCCATCGCCCGGCTCGGGCGTCTCCCGCTCCTGGACCTGCAAGACCTCGGGACCGCCCTGCTCCGTGACCACCATTGCGCGCACGTCTGCCTCCTGCGTGTAGTCGGGTAGCCCGTCAACCCGCTGCGGGTCATGGGCTGCCGTCCAGTATGCCGAGGGGTCGGGTCTCATCGTCAGCACCCCCTCCCGCCTGCATCGCCCACGGACCCCGCTCGCCGCCCTCCGCTCGCCGCTCGCCCTCCGCACGGATTGGGGTGCACGAACGGTCACCCGTGACCGCTTCTGCACCCCAATGATCGGGTGAGCAGGGTTCGAAGAGCCGTGAGCGGCGCCAGCTGTGGATCAGTGTCGCGCAGCAGCGGCAGCCGCGGCAGCAGCCGCGGCCCGCTCGACCCACTTCGGGGTTGTGCCGTAGCGCTGCGGGGGCACGAGTCGCCCGTCGGCGCAGTCGCTGACGAGTTGGCCCATCCGCCGATCCCGAGTGACCTCCTGCTTGGCGGTGAGCACCCAGGTGACGGCCAGCCTGCGGTAGGTCGCCGTCGCCAGCTCCCAGAAGGCAGTCGCGGCCGGGGACGCGGCGAGCTGGGCGGCGTAGTCCGGGGGCAACTCCCGGTCCGGGTTCTCGTAGGAGTAGACGGCGGAGCAGTCCTCGCGCCGGGCCTCGAAGACCGCCAGGCCTGGCGGCTGCATCCGGCCCTGCGCGGTCAGCTCCTCGACCAGGGCGATGTTGACGGCACTCCAGTTGCTGCCGGGCTTGCGGGGCGTCCATCGCTGCCGACGGGAGTCGTCGTCGATGCGTTGGGCGAGGGAGTCGATCCAGCCCCAGCACAGCGCTTCTGGGACCGCGTCCTTCCAGGTCAGACCCTGGTCGGGCACGTGCTTCTTGTGCAGCCCCATCCAGAGCTCGGTCTCGGAGTCGTGATGCTCGGCGAGCCAGGCGCCAAACTCCGCGGCAGAGGTGAAGAAGCGTGCCGGTCGCTCCGGTGTGCCGCCCATCCGTCCGTGCTCGACCATCGCTGTCCCTTCCACCGCCGCGTCGTGGCCACCACCTCACCAGTCGCCGTCGACATCAGTATGCCGATCACCGCCGACGGTCCAGCCCGCACCGCCAGTCAGCCCTGGGCCTCGGGTTGCTCCGCCCACCAGCTCCGCAACTCGGCTTCGGCGGCCTCGCGGCCGATCGGGCCCTGGTCCAGGCGCACCGCGAGCAGGTGCTTGTAGGCGCGGCCCAGCACCGGCCCCGGGGAGATCCCCAGTACCTCGGCGATCTCGTTGCCGTTGAGCTCGGGACGCACGGCGGACAGCTCCTCCTCGGCCCGCAGCCGAGCGATCCGATCCTCCAGATCGTCATAGGTGCGCGCGAGCCGCTCGGCCTTGCGCCGGTTGCGGGTCGTCGAGTCCGACCGAGTCAGCTTGTGCAGGTGCCCCAGGAGCGGACCGGCGTCGGTGACATAGCGCCGCACGGCCGAGTCGGTCCACTCGCCGGTGCCATAGCCGTGGAAGCGCAGGTGCAGCTCGACCAGCCGGGTGACCGCCTTGACGGTGTCCTTGTCATAGCGCAGCGACCGCAGCCGGGCGCGCGTGAGCTTGGCGCCGACCACCTCGTGGTGGTGGAAACTGACGCCCCCGCCCTTCTCAAACCGGCGGGTGGCGGGCTTGCCGATGTCGTGCAGCAGCGCCGCCAGACGCAGCACCAGGTCGGGGCCGACGACGGTGTCGGGACCCTCGGCGCCCGGCTCGTCCTCCAGCGCGATGGCCTGCTCCAGCACGGTGAGGGAGTGCTGATAGACGTCCTTGTGCCGGTGGTGCTCGTCGATCTCCAGCTGGAGCGCCGGCAGCTCGGGCACCACCTTGTCCGCGAGGCCGGTCTGCACCATCAGCTCCAGTCCCGCCCGGGGGTCCGCCCCGAGCAGCAACCGGCTCAGCTCATCACGCACCCGCTCGGCGGAGACGATCGACAGGCGGTCCGCCATACCGGTCATGGCGGTGCGCACCTCATCGGTGACCCGCAGCCCCAGCTGGGAGCTGAACCGCGCCGCGCGCATCATCCGCAGCGGGTCGTCGGAGAAGGAGATCTCGGCCGTGTGCGGCGTGGTCAGGGTCCCCGCGGCCAGGTCTGCCAGACCCTCGTGCGGGTCGAAGAAGACCAGCTCGGGCAGGCGCAGGGCCA
Encoded here:
- a CDS encoding cell wall-binding repeat-containing protein gives rise to the protein MADPVTDPGVDPAVDLHEEDHGHAAGERLTLQGLGDPFAEGLVVPADPYVVPEEESGGNSVETFPESPMDWIGAPPDPADLPVEWLTEQPAVEIEPSSTEQLMDAEDGYLGGGFAADSDGAVLTDADLMSVPAPPSKDLPGTLDAAPPWQYSYSCDPNDKPGMVAFANLVSNHYNKPTWYGSRPCKHGDNSQHYEGRAMDWRMNAYSAGDKAIGDSVAQWITANNGEIARRFGVQSVIWNRKAWYLYKPGSWENYYGASPHTDHLHISFSWDGAMGRTSWWDGTPVTTHDYGTCRVYAHQYAPRYQGFNGTPCSTSLPTAPYAPYPVTLPGANNSNVRQAQRYLGFTGSDVDGSFGPLTLQVLLNYQAAHALPWTGVLDKASWAYMIEAGIPSDPVPPPTPPAPDPDPIPEPSPGEVTRISGVNRYETAAEISMTFPTGSPLFLTVGEDYPDALAAAARAGSQGGPVLLAKSDSLPLQTRDAILRLKPSSVTIVGGKGAISSAVYNEVDALTSAPVKRLGGANRYETAGHVAGQFPSGLDVVYVATGTNYPDALAAAARAGYNNGPVLLVQPNQVPSVTRSAMTRLKPYRVVVLGGETAVSPAVASELRSLTRSGTLQRVFGPDRYATAAELASYYPNGVDTVVVATGQEFPDALSGAAHAGDAHGPVLLVTKNGVFQNTRDVLEALGAKNILVVGGTSVISTKVEGILEDYLG
- a CDS encoding inositol-3-phosphate synthase, coding for MGSVRVAIVGVGNCASSLVQGVEYYRGADASASVPGLMHVQFGPYHVSDVEFVAAFDVDAKKVGFDLAEAIGASENNTIKIADVPPTGVLVQRGPTLDGIGRYYSETIEQSDAEPVNVVQALKDAEVDVLVSYLPVGSEEADKFYAQCAIDAGVAFVNALPVFIASDPEWAAKFEDAGVPIIGDDIKSQVGATITHRVMARLFEERGVVLDRTYQLNVGGNMDFKNMLERDRLESKKVSKTQAVTSNVSHDMGSRNVHIGPSDYVQWLDDRKWAYVRLEGRAFGDVPLNLEYKLEVWDSPNSAGIIIDAVRAAKIAKDRGVGGPIISASAYLMKSPPQQMPDDQGRAQVEAFIRGEVER
- a CDS encoding PadR family transcriptional regulator, whose translation is MTRRSEMLELAILGLLHDSPMHGYELRKQVHRVLGTVRAMSYGTLYPRLRLLVERGLIVEADTPALGRRARITYAVTSAGQERFQSLLTGAGPNAWEDDAFDVHFAFFGRADRAVRLRTLEGRRARLEERLAMYRANGPADGASLDGYAAELHRHSLESAERDVRWLTGLIETERSAGRRGVAQHEE
- a CDS encoding transglycosylase domain-containing protein; amino-acid sequence: MANANNRPANNRPANNRGTPRTRAEHRTAQRTGARRSSTRRRPRLKKVLLWLLGLGVAGILLAGAALMIAYSQTDIPEPNEFATSESSILYYADGETELARFTGGYDRESVPLSEVPDHVQKAMLAAEDRSFYENQGVSITGTGRALWRNLTSDSTEGGSTITQQYVKNYFLSHEQTLTRKFNEVLIAVKIDRELSKDQILENYLNTIYFGRGAYGIQTASQAYFGKDVSELTVAEGAFLTGVTNAPSLFDPAYQEGNQERAEARVDYIINGMVEEGWLSAEEAADVEFPEVNDPQPTSATTGTEGYIATEVRAELIHDVGIAEEDLDRGGLRIITTIEEKHQDAAEAAVADNLPQEPDDLHVGLVAVRPGDGAITAMYGGADYSQQQLNTVTDAHLQAGSLFKVFTLIAAVQDGISTESEFAGPSPMEFEIEGQDEPYEVNNFRDAQFGMIDLRQATANSVNTIYVQLNQEIGPERTREVAVDLGLPEDTPGLDNELSNVLGPAAPTVLEMSSAYATIAAEGTAAEPYLVTAVTSANGVYDYERDIDTQDVLDPDVTADVTEAMTHVITEGSGRTAGDLGRPAAAKSGTSENNKSAWFNGFVPQLTGTVGMYRGDGTLAMQDIGDYDQVTGGTYPALIWGDFMRGALEGEPVEEFPERVGLGDEVEQTIAPTTDDQQPTTEAPTTTEDPTTTTEEPTTTTEEPTTTTEEPTTTEEPTTTEAPTTTEPPEPTQPPEPTDPPTRPTEPEPPTEPPGQPDPPGDTEDPGASG